One window from the genome of Candidatus Angelobacter sp. encodes:
- a CDS encoding esterase family protein, translating into DGSGDLDNLHGNWPLANQEMAAALKFMGYDYKFEFGTEGHNAKHGGAILPDSLRWLWRDHSP; encoded by the coding sequence AGGACGGTTCGGGCGACCTCGATAATCTGCACGGGAACTGGCCGCTCGCGAATCAGGAAATGGCGGCGGCGCTCAAGTTCATGGGGTACGACTACAAATTCGAGTTCGGGACCGAAGGGCACAACGCCAAGCACGGTGGCGCGATTTTGCCCGACTCCTTGCGCTGGCTCTGGAGGGACCATTCACCGTAA